A genomic window from Lotus japonicus ecotype B-129 chromosome 1, LjGifu_v1.2 includes:
- the LOC130734606 gene encoding protein LEO1 homolog isoform X2 — protein MGEEKRHQMMQNLFGDQSEEEEELDSEHESNPQLDEGEGGVGQEGEGEGEVEGQGEVDVMESEGEDVRDGGDPGESEGEREQSSQEVEVEEEEEEEEVGNQREQESEGRDTDSDAKDDDYSQRVVTSKRRDVVESGSEENHYPENDDEEVDVVARSHSASPRDDKDQTHDLHSAPEIRDVFGDFDDDEEEDMGYAAQKDIEQDSNRYPVEEEGSYGKSLRPEDILADEDHRYESEEENTEMKTKERPLGPPLELEIPLQPPPALPEKMNMIKVSNIMGVDPKPFDPKTYVEEDTFVTDESGAKKRIRLENNIVRWRDVRNPDGTKSVESNARFVRWSDGSVQLLIGNEVLDISVQDAQHDQAHLFLRHGKGVLQSQGRLLRKMRFMPSSLTSNSHRLLTALVDSRHKKVYKVKNCITDIDPEREKEEKEKAESQTIRANVILNRKREKLSRKYTPAVERRRQLSPGFLEDALDEDDEADYYDSRPSQRRFEEDLEEEARAEKRIMNAKKVSKDIPRKSSFPPAKSSRHPMSYPDDEREESEYETDDEEDERPLPHKRDEDTEPEYEDEDEEPYEERAQVNDASDEEEEEEPKQKSKGSVKRKGFESDEDSPPRKTTAHRRMAVVYDSDDE, from the exons ATGGGGGAAGAGAAGCGGCACCAGATGATGCAGAATCTCTTCGGCGACCaatcagaggaagaggaagaactCGATTCCGAACACGAATCGAACCCCCAACTC GATGAGGGGGAGGGAGGGGTGGGGCAGGAAGGTGAAGGAGAAGGTGAGGTGGAGGGTCAGGGAGAGGTGGATGTAATGGAGAGCGAAGGGGAGGATGTTCGTGATGGCGGTGACCCTGGAGAGAGTGAAGGTGAGAGGGAGCAGAGTTCGCaagaggtggaggtggaggaggaggaggaagaggaggaggttggGAATCAGAGGGAACAAGAGAGTGAGGGAAGGGATACAGATAGTGATGCCAAAGATGATGACTATAGTCAGCGAGTTGTTACGAGCAAGCGTAGGGATGTGGTTGAAAGTGGATCGGAGGAGAATCATTACcctgagaatgatgatgaggaAGTCGACGTAGTCGCTAGAAGCCACAG TGCGTCTCCCAGGGATGACAAAGATCAGACACATGATTTGCATTCTGCCCCTGAAATTCGTGATGTATTTGGTgattttgatgatgatgaagaggagGATATGGGGTATGCAGCTCAGAAAGACATTGAACAAGATTCAAAT AGATATCCTGTGGAGGAAGAAGGAAGTTATGGAAAGAGCCTAAGACCAGAGGATATACTTGCTGATGAAGATCATCGATATGAATCAGAGGAAGAAAACACTGAGATGAAAACCAAAGAGAGGCCACTTGGCCCCCCATTGGAATTAGAGATTCCACTACAACCCCCTCCAGCTCTTCCAGAAAAG ATGAACATGATAAAAGTTTCCAATATTATGGGCGTTGACCCAAAACCATTTGATCCCAAGACATATGTGGAAGAGGATACCTTTGTTACTGATGAATCTGGAGCCAAGAAACGTATTCGCTTGGAGAACAATATTGTGCGCTGGAGGGATGTTAGAAATCCTGACGGCACAAAATCA GTTGAAAGCAATGCTCGCTTTGTGAGGTGGTCTGATGGAAGTGTGCAGTTATTAATTGGGAATGAAGTTCTTGACATATCAGTGCAAGATGCACAGCATGATCAAGCTCATCTTTTCCTTAGACACGGAAAG GGAGTCCTCCAATCACAAGGAAGACTATTGAGGAAAATGAGGTTTATGCCATCTTCCTTGACATCAAATTCTCATCGGCTGTTGACTGCTCTTGTTGACTCAAGGCATAAGAAGGTTTACAAGGTCAAAAACTGCATTACTGACATTGATCCTGAGAGggaaaaagaggaaaaagagaAG GCTGAAAGTCAAACAATCAGGGCTAACGTAATTCTTAACCGTAAGCGTGAAAAGTTGAGCCGGAAATATACTCCAGCAGTTGAGAGGAGACGTCAACTTTCTCCTGGATTTTTGGAGGATGCTTTGGATGAG GATGATGAAGCAGATTATTATGATTCTCGTCCTTCACAACGCCGCTTTGAGGAAGATTTGGAAGAGGAAGCCCGAGCAGAGAAACGAATTATGAATGCTAAAAAG GTATCCAAAGATATCCCTCGTAAGTCATCCTTCCCACCAGCTAAATCCTCCAGGCACCCAATGAGTTATCCAGATGACGAGAGAGAGGAGTCTGAGTACGAAACTGATGACGAGGAAGACGAGAGGCCTCTTCCCCATAAGAGGGACGAGGATACTGAGCCAGAGTATGAGGATGAGGACGAAGAACCCTATGAAGAAAGGGCACAAGTTAATGATGCATcagatgaggaggaagaagag GAGCCAAAGCAAAAGAGTAAAGGCAGTGTCAAAAGGAAGGGATTTGAATCTGATGAGGACTCTCCTCCAAGGAAAACAACAGCCCATCGGCGTATGGCAGTTGTATATGACAGTGATGATGAATGA
- the LOC130734606 gene encoding protein LEO1 homolog isoform X1, with amino-acid sequence MGEEKRHQMMQNLFGDQSEEEEELDSEHESNPQLDEGEGGVGQEGEGEGEVEGQGEVDVMESEGEDVRDGGDPGESEGEREQSSQEVEVEEEEEEEEVGNQREQESEGRDTDSDAKDDDYSQRVVTSKRRDVVESGSEENHYPENDDEEVDVVARSHSASPRDDKDQTHDLHSAPEIRDVFGDFDDDEEEDMGYAAQKDIEQDSNRYPVEEEGSYGKSLRPEDILADEDHRYESEEENTEMKTKERPLGPPLELEIPLQPPPALPEKMNMIKVSNIMGVDPKPFDPKTYVEEDTFVTDESGAKKRIRLENNIVRWRDVRNPDGTKSVESNARFVRWSDGSVQLLIGNEVLDISVQDAQHDQAHLFLRHGKGVLQSQGRLLRKMRFMPSSLTSNSHRLLTALVDSRHKKVYKVKNCITDIDPEREKEEKEKAESQTIRANVILNRKREKLSRKYTPAVERRRQLSPGFLEDALDEDDEADYYDSRPSQRRFEEDLEEEARAEKRIMNAKKSQVSKDIPRKSSFPPAKSSRHPMSYPDDEREESEYETDDEEDERPLPHKRDEDTEPEYEDEDEEPYEERAQVNDASDEEEEEEPKQKSKGSVKRKGFESDEDSPPRKTTAHRRMAVVYDSDDE; translated from the exons ATGGGGGAAGAGAAGCGGCACCAGATGATGCAGAATCTCTTCGGCGACCaatcagaggaagaggaagaactCGATTCCGAACACGAATCGAACCCCCAACTC GATGAGGGGGAGGGAGGGGTGGGGCAGGAAGGTGAAGGAGAAGGTGAGGTGGAGGGTCAGGGAGAGGTGGATGTAATGGAGAGCGAAGGGGAGGATGTTCGTGATGGCGGTGACCCTGGAGAGAGTGAAGGTGAGAGGGAGCAGAGTTCGCaagaggtggaggtggaggaggaggaggaagaggaggaggttggGAATCAGAGGGAACAAGAGAGTGAGGGAAGGGATACAGATAGTGATGCCAAAGATGATGACTATAGTCAGCGAGTTGTTACGAGCAAGCGTAGGGATGTGGTTGAAAGTGGATCGGAGGAGAATCATTACcctgagaatgatgatgaggaAGTCGACGTAGTCGCTAGAAGCCACAG TGCGTCTCCCAGGGATGACAAAGATCAGACACATGATTTGCATTCTGCCCCTGAAATTCGTGATGTATTTGGTgattttgatgatgatgaagaggagGATATGGGGTATGCAGCTCAGAAAGACATTGAACAAGATTCAAAT AGATATCCTGTGGAGGAAGAAGGAAGTTATGGAAAGAGCCTAAGACCAGAGGATATACTTGCTGATGAAGATCATCGATATGAATCAGAGGAAGAAAACACTGAGATGAAAACCAAAGAGAGGCCACTTGGCCCCCCATTGGAATTAGAGATTCCACTACAACCCCCTCCAGCTCTTCCAGAAAAG ATGAACATGATAAAAGTTTCCAATATTATGGGCGTTGACCCAAAACCATTTGATCCCAAGACATATGTGGAAGAGGATACCTTTGTTACTGATGAATCTGGAGCCAAGAAACGTATTCGCTTGGAGAACAATATTGTGCGCTGGAGGGATGTTAGAAATCCTGACGGCACAAAATCA GTTGAAAGCAATGCTCGCTTTGTGAGGTGGTCTGATGGAAGTGTGCAGTTATTAATTGGGAATGAAGTTCTTGACATATCAGTGCAAGATGCACAGCATGATCAAGCTCATCTTTTCCTTAGACACGGAAAG GGAGTCCTCCAATCACAAGGAAGACTATTGAGGAAAATGAGGTTTATGCCATCTTCCTTGACATCAAATTCTCATCGGCTGTTGACTGCTCTTGTTGACTCAAGGCATAAGAAGGTTTACAAGGTCAAAAACTGCATTACTGACATTGATCCTGAGAGggaaaaagaggaaaaagagaAG GCTGAAAGTCAAACAATCAGGGCTAACGTAATTCTTAACCGTAAGCGTGAAAAGTTGAGCCGGAAATATACTCCAGCAGTTGAGAGGAGACGTCAACTTTCTCCTGGATTTTTGGAGGATGCTTTGGATGAG GATGATGAAGCAGATTATTATGATTCTCGTCCTTCACAACGCCGCTTTGAGGAAGATTTGGAAGAGGAAGCCCGAGCAGAGAAACGAATTATGAATGCTAAAAAG TCTCAGGTATCCAAAGATATCCCTCGTAAGTCATCCTTCCCACCAGCTAAATCCTCCAGGCACCCAATGAGTTATCCAGATGACGAGAGAGAGGAGTCTGAGTACGAAACTGATGACGAGGAAGACGAGAGGCCTCTTCCCCATAAGAGGGACGAGGATACTGAGCCAGAGTATGAGGATGAGGACGAAGAACCCTATGAAGAAAGGGCACAAGTTAATGATGCATcagatgaggaggaagaagag GAGCCAAAGCAAAAGAGTAAAGGCAGTGTCAAAAGGAAGGGATTTGAATCTGATGAGGACTCTCCTCCAAGGAAAACAACAGCCCATCGGCGTATGGCAGTTGTATATGACAGTGATGATGAATGA